The Apium graveolens cultivar Ventura chromosome 10, ASM990537v1, whole genome shotgun sequence nucleotide sequence TCATTTGCATCAAATATGGTACTACCCTCAGTTACATTTGCTTTGTTCAACTGAATAATGACAGTGACTTCCTTTCCAACCAAATCTTTAAGTACCTGAGGAAGTCCTTCTTCAGGAGCCTGAGACAATGTAATAATTATTAAACACTTTAATTGATAATTTAGAACATTACATTGGATCTGCTTTGTTGTAATAAATTTATACCTTCTCAAAATCATTATACACTTTTGCTGCACTTGTGCCAACAATCCTTCTAGCAGCTCGGTCCATGAGCATAACATTACATGAAAATGTATCATCTTCGGCAAGGACCATGATACGAAACCTGAATTTATAAGGAATTATGTGATAAGTATTGAAAGTTGACTTTAATACAGAGTAAAACATAATAAATGTTTGATATAAATCTAATTTGTTCTACCTTTTAGGGGCAACCGGAATTATGCGAGGGCAATTATTACATCGAAATCTCCTGTTAAGCCGCTCAACCTCTTGTTGACATTTGTTACAACTGTAAAACCACCATGCTACATCCTCATCCACCTTAACAACTGAGAACGTGGTGTATATCCTTTTCCTGTTTAAAGTGAAAAAAGTTCAGattaaaaaataaatcatatTCAATATGGTTGTGTCGTGCAAATTTTATAAAGGTTATAAAACCTCCAAGTCATCATATGTCATCTTTTCATTGAGATCCTTTAATGTCATTCTTTCCATAAAGGTTTGAACAAATTCAAATTTTCCCGCCTTAAGATATTTTTCTCTCTTTGACAAATATCCCTCCTCCTTCAACCTACAAAGGTAAACATTGATGTTTATTAACTCAACCTCCTATCAACTGTTATTAAACATGCAAATATGCTataattatgtaattattataATTCTTAATCGTAGTACCTCATCCTCATATCAGTCACAGATTCATCATCTAGGTTGAGGTACAATTTTGAAGATGGCAAAGTACCAATCTGCAAAGTATCTAAATCAAAGCAATATAGTTCAGGAAATTGTTGTATAATGACAAGGTCATTTATACTAAGTAGTTAAAGATAACTTACTCATAAAAGTTGTAACTTTTGTGCTCGTTATTATTGCAATGACTGGAGACTGGAGTTCCTTAGTATAAATGATATTGGCCAACACAGCAAGATCTCCCCAAACACTGACTTTATGCTGATTACTATATTAAAAAATGAACATATATTTCAGGATATAAAACTTCCACATTAGAGGCggactcagaaaataattaaaattacaGGATAAATATTAAAACATTCGATAAATCTGGAATCGCAAATCCTGAATTCGACAATGTCTCAAATGCCAAATTTTGAGTCAAGTTTCGGTAGAGGTTCAAAATCCTCAATAACTCCAATTACATCTAAATTAAACAGAGCAATATATTTAATTTAGTGAAAGATAAAATGCAGTGAAATATTAAGGTACGCATTTTAAAAAACTAATAATCTGAACCATAAGAGTATTATATTAAGGTCACCTATAGCAAATTCAGGCTGTTGTTGTGGCTAATATTTGCTGGCCTCAACAAAAAGATCACCTAAATGCAGAAATTCGAATTTGTAGGAAGGAATCATGCCATCGTCTTCAACAGTGGTGACCGTAGTATATTGTGAAAATCTGATGCAGATATCAGCTTGTACAGGCTTCAGATTACCGACAACATCTTTCACAGAAAATTGGTCAAAAACATAAACGCCTCCTTCAATCACCGGAGTTTTGAATCCATTCCAAATATGGGAATAAGCAAATGCATGGACGTGATTATTCTAAAACAAAAAAGGATTTACATTTGGTATACAAAAGAAGTTAGGATTTTACGTAATACCATAATAAAATTTTAGAACATAAGACTTACATCATCATCAAGCAGAATGACATTATATCCTTTGACTAATCCATTCTCAGAGCTAACGCTGGTCCACATCCTAGTTACTCTAGCCTTAATCTTCCAATTGATAGTCGATTGATCAAGGTCTTCAATAAGATTGAATACTGCAGACTCCATTGAAGCTTTTGTTCAAGTCAATTAAACAAAGTGTCAAGCATTAACAATTGAGGAATTAAAGCCtacaaaatattaacaaaaattgACAGCATGCAAGATGAAGAAATAATGTTAACATATTAGATTAGTTCCTACCAATCGATGATGTTTTTAGAGAGAACAAATTGAGAGGAAACCTAAAGTTTTATTTTTAGTGTCAGAGTATGTTTGATGTTTATCTCAAGGCATGAAGTTTAAATGCATTTGCAAATGATATATGCAACTTGATAGGTTATGATTACTATTCAAACTGGTAAATTGATGCTAATTGATACTCTTTTTTAACTGTATGATAAAGAATGCCAACAATATGGTCCTGATTGATTCTCTAATTATTCATCAATTATCTTATTCAATCTGGTAAGTTGATGCTAATTGATACTTATTAACAAATCTGTACGATAAAGACCGACAACAATATAATCCTGAATGATTATCTCATTAATCATCAATTATCTTCCTATCTATTCAATATAATTCTTAAATATATAAGTACATTTTAGATGTAACggaatattatattttaaattttgagtTAATTAGTTAATTAAGGTTAATCAATTATATTAATCCAATCATCACAATCAAAGTGTTATtaattcaatttttttatcaACTTGTATATTTTTGTTCATAACTCTGTCTGTTTCTCTAATTCATTTAAAAATATGCATAAGATATGAAAATGATATGAATATTTATAACATAATCTATTTGATTCTTTCGAAATGGAATTATAACATCTTTTTCAGAACTTTAGAATATACATATTAAATTAATGTATTTATTTAAACTGTTGAGTTGAGATAATGTGATCAAATTTAAAGACAAATACTGAGAGAATTATGTTTTACacagaaattataaaataatccatAGCGTGGTAAATAAGTTTAATAAAAACAAATACAACAATGCGGTTGAATCAGAAAGTTTATCAGTATTCCAACAATTGAAAAATGACATGTCTCATCAATTTAATAGAAATGCAGTAAAAATAAAATGTCTTCAAGATTCGTTGACGGGAATGGTTCTACAGCGTTAAATTTGGATTTGTCAAATGTCTATCAACCTATATGGCAAAGTATGTAAAAATTATAAgcgtatatatgaaaaaaatgatgtaaaaataaaaaatatataatttatatttagttACCTCTGCCTCAAATAAAAGACATCAGGATAATCAAGATTGACAAAAAGCTTTGTTGACGGAATATTGCTGATTTGCGCTCTTCCTGTTTTTAAGagtgaaaaatatatattatttaagaGCTAGAAGAAATTCTATAACTTATGAGAAGGCTTACAATTTTAaagatttttaatataaaaaataagaCATTAACCTCGATACATAAAGACTCTAACAAATGCCAGAATCATAATTTTGGGTACAATTTTAGTAACTTGGTACAATGATTCAAAATTTGTTGGCAAAGAACCGCTAAAATACACTTGGATGACCCTCCTAAAACGAATATTATAAAACGTCAAACACTTATGGATGTTCAATAGTGTTAATACGTAAAATATGAAAATTGGAGGATCTTAGATATAAAACGTCAAACACTTATGGATCATCTATATCCTCGGGATCAAATGTTTTGACCCAACATGGGATCCGCATAATATTTCACAATAAATACTATTCTTCTTACAGGATGTCACAATCATTCGCATGCAGTTACACAATCCCATAATTTCGTTTAAATTTCTCATAAGCATGACAACGACGCCAACCTTGATGTTTAACTCGTGCTTAGGAATGCAAGGCATATTTAATGAGTTCAGGTACTCTACTGGAAATGCTGATCTGAAATCATTATCTTCATCACCAGCATCGTCAATTGAATTCTGACTAAGATATGTGTGTAAAGTTCCAGGAATTTTCTCAAGAATGTTGTTATTGATGTCTTCCACCATAACATTAGTTGGTGTTAGGATAACTCTTGATCTTAGAAAAGAATGTGAAGACATGTTTCTTAGAAAATCCGGGTAAGTAATTTCAAAAAGACTTTTTATAGGATTTTGCGTGGTATGAACAACATATTGATCTGGAATCTTTATTAGCATTTCACCAGTGTCTGCATCAGGACTAAAGTTCTCAACTTTACCATCGCTAACTAAAAGCTGCCATTTACTGAAATCCGCTATAACCTTATTCTCCATTTCTGTATTTCCTGCATGAAGCCGCATATTTTGCTTAAGTAAAAATACTTGGCAAAATTCCCAAATCTTTGATTTATTGAGGGTGGAACCTACTACTTTAGCTCTGGATGCCTTTGGAATCACGGGCAAATCTGCCTATAATCTCCGCCCAAAACTACTGTGATACCACCAAATGGCTTCTTTGCTCTCCTTTTGTCAATAGCAGACATTATATCCCTCTAAGAACGGTCAACAGATTCAAAGGCATGACGATGTTACATTGGCGCTTCATCCCAAATGATCAAATCAgtttgttggattaattctgCAATATCGGTTCCATGTCTGATTCCGGCTGTACTGTCCTGATTAAGTTTCAAAGGAATATGGAATCTTGAATGTGCAGTTCTACCACCAGGAAATAATACGGCTGCTATTCCACATGAGGCAACAAGAAGCACAATCTTTCCTTCTGAACGAAGGTGACAACATAATGTCTGCCATAGAAATGTCTTGCCGTATCCTCCACTTCCATATACAAAGAAAACACCAGCTACCttattataaatattttgtaTGATAGAATCGTAAACGTTCTTCTGTTCAGGTTTGAGCATTCCATGATTCTTTTCATGCAAAATTTTCAGTTCTTCTTTATCATATGAAGTTTCTTCTTGGAGTAGTCTGTTAACAGCATTGCTAAAATAAACTTCACTTGGAAATGGCATTGTCGCGTAGTCCTTCAAACTCTTCCCGATGtcattaaaaaaaattcaatttcTGCGGGCAAAAATATATATGAAGTGTTATGTTAGTTTAAAAGTATACTACATATAATATCTAAAACAGaattatgttaattattcagGTAGTATGATAATGAGATATAAAGCTGCAAGTGCATAATTCTTCAAATCTTCGTCTGATAGGTATAGATGGGGATCATTAAGCATATATCGCCTGATGATGAGAATATCGTCTGACATACATTGCCAATTAGATTCCCAAAGTCTAAGTGGATCTAAAATAGGACTATATGCCAAAATATTGACAAATATTGCACGTAACTGTGGAGGCAATGATATATGGGAGTTCTCGGCAATTGCTTCATGCCATTGGTTATCATTTTGTAGAAGACCAAGGGCCGCGCATGCTTCCTTGAATGTTTCGTGGATGTGTCCATTAACAGTTTTAAGATCTTCAAAAGACCTGGAACCTTTCTTCCTAAGTAACAGCATGCGGAGATATAATAGTTCACCACTTGATGAATGCACTTCAGAGAGTCTCCCAATAACATCTCCTCTTTTCCATTCTTTCCAAATGCAGGTTGAGGATGCCAAGTAAATTTATTTGGAAATTCAGAATAACTATAATTCCTCGCATTTGGGAAAGTCTTATTTGCATCAAACCATGCTTCTAACTTGTTTTTTTTTATATTGCCTTGTCGCAAACATCCTCCAAGACATCCACAGCCTTAAATGAAACATGCTTCTCGCCTGGTAAATGTATCGGTAACCTCTCTACCGATGGCCAACGGGAATGAATGTCAAAACCAAATATCCTCCAAGATGCTTCTGACGTGCAACCATATCTCCCATCCAAATAATGTTTTACCTCATCAATCGGACCTTTTGGTGTTTTTTTGGGATTGTTGCAGAAGTACCTGTACGTATTTTCCTCAAACACATTGTTGCCATTTCATGACCCTTTAGACAGTATTTGAAAAGGTATTTAGTGATCTTGAATTATTGCAAATCTCCATATTCATGTGACATTGAAACTGCACCAAAAGATCGCTATTGAATGGGACAACAAAGCGATTATCAAGATTGACCCCCTTCTTGTTAATGGTAATTCCAGTCCTCCTTCTTTTATATATGGGGAATCCACACTCGTCAAAAAATTTATGAGAATTATACCTGTAACAAAacatatttaaaattgtaaaaaattTGGTAATAAAAATGGAGGTATTAACAAAGTAAAGTATTTATAATTTAAGGATCTTAATGAAAATACCGCTTAGAAAAATGCTTTATATAGTTGTCTTTGACCATGCATGGAGATTTAGTATAATCAAAACCACATGGTCCGTGGATCATAATATTGCTCACGACATTATATCCAACTAGATCAATTTCTGGATCGGGAATTTCAGCTGATACCATTTTATCAATTTGCTCAGTTGTTTTAGGTCTATCGTCGGGGTGCAACCAAATTAATATATGAGCGTGAAGCAATCCACGCTTCTGGAATTCAATTACATGCATCACTATGGAAATATTGTAGAAAAACGGTTAGTACCAGGAAAAATATTTACTAAAAGTGCATTTTGATAGAACAATTTAGGAATAATTATGTGAGTATAAAAAAACTTAGTGAAAATTATATCTCCTATACATCTGCCAAAATAAATTTTCTTTTTAATCATATCCATAAGTTGATCAACCTTCATTTTAAAGACTCTGGCTACAACATCAGATGCATCAGCAACATCAACACTAGGCATATGTTTTAACATGCGCTGAATTTCGGGCCATTTTGTATTAGTGATCATAGTAAGGAACAATGAAGGATGTCCTAAAGTTTGACATATTGCTAATGAGTCTTTAAAATACTGAGTCATATAGCGCTTACTTCCGGTGAATGAAGCGGGAAGAATGATTGCTTTACCAATATTGGATGGATTTCTATCTCCCTTTTGCATTGCATCTCTGATATTATGATAGAGATAAGATCTTATAGTAGTTTGATGGTCTCTAATCCAGTCCAATCTGTACTGCTCAATTGTGGTGAAAGCATCCATAACATATTGCTGCTATAAACGACCTCCAAGATGTGGTGTCAAACCTGTTACAGTAAAAGGTATAAATGAATTAAATATAAACTAATTATCACAAAGTTGAACAGCTGAATGAGAAATTATACTTCTGTTAAATAGCAAATTTGTACCTTCTGAAAGACGTATCATtagtttataattataaaactcTCTCATTGTAATATACT carries:
- the LOC141690716 gene encoding uncharacterized protein LOC141690716, translating into MPFPSEVYFSNAVNRLLQEETSYDKEELKILHEKNHGMLKPEQKNVYDSIIQNIYNKVAGVFFVYGSGGYGKTFLWQTLCCHLRSEGKIVLLVASCGIAAVLFPGGRTAHSRFHIPLKLNQDSTAGIRHGTDIAELIQQTDLIIWDEAPM